One segment of Thermodesulfovibrio sp. 3907-1M DNA contains the following:
- a CDS encoding transposase, with translation MNKFPDIQCDQHIIMPNHIHFIIINVRVDLRVCPNNIGEHTGSPLQKIIQWFKTMTTNEYIRNVKNNGWKPFDGKLWQRNYY, from the coding sequence ATGAATAAATTTCCTGATATCCAATGTGACCAACACATTATAATGCCAAATCACATCCATTTCATAATAATAAATGTACGGGTAGACCTGCGTGTCTGCCCCAATAACATAGGCGAACACACAGGTTCGCCCCTACAGAAAATCATACAATGGTTTAAAACGATGACAACGAATGAATACATACGTAATGTAAAAAATAATGGATGGAAACCATTTGATGGTAAATTGTGGCAACGCAATTATTACTGA
- a CDS encoding TaqI-like C-terminal specificity domain-containing protein — MNREQAKKIIVETFENPFNKSNFVNFVTNLLKSYNRTKALEPRSGIQGVTERYLNFISSWERVGRYEDKIGNKIDILVVNLKRGTSLYRARTAQRNFVAEYLRGRLGTTTEKDAALVAFVSPDEEDWRFSLVKMDYRFEETPVGKVKVKEEFTPAKRWSFLVGKNEKSHTAQSRFLPILENDELKPTLEDLEKAFDIEVVTKEFFEKYRDLFIRTKLELDKIVKNSQIVQREFQNKNINTVDFAKKLLGQIVFLYFLQKKGWFGVERGKLWGTGPKDFIRRLFNREFGDYKNFYNDILEPLFYEALRTDRTAYDHYYNRFNCKIPFLNGGLFDPINDFDWENVDLLLPNELFSNSNRTKEGDIGDGILDVFDRYNFTVNEEEPLEKEVALDPELLGKIYEKLNAIRPDNFDEYVKVLKSGKKGEETKFNKEYGVYYTPREIVHYMCQESLISYLCSTDILVCTKKDIEEFVKYADLILEHERTAIEKKEKIEMGYQKETKYEHKMPESIIQNAELIDKLLADIKVCDPAVGSGAFPIGMMHEIVKLRQLLSIYLNREINTYQLKRHSIENSLYGVDIDPGAVEICKLRFWLSMIVDEEDFYQIKPLPNLDYKVVCGDSLLGVEKDLFNADAFGRLEKLKPLYFNETNPSKKQEYKRQIDELIREITKGHTEFDFEVYFSEVFHQKGGFDIVIANPPYSGVLRSKDKLVNQYRYFDSRKNSASFFIERATHITNIKGIVAYIVPKSLTYVEGWENTRKFVLNKNLLIDIADVSKAFEDVLLEQVIIIFKSDTQQKNYEFFTFEGWSKNILRLGKISIADCHNLNIIPVYLDDQKKNILYKMRENSLPLSSISKTFRGLPFQKRVVGKGGIEILKGKNIGKYRIYGKIDYVKLDKTELINKKIQELMRPKIISQNIVAHVMNPFDRIIIMATYDKEGFLTLDTVMNTFLTDDRFSYEYILGILNSRLAEWFYYWFVYNRAIRTMHFDEYYIGKLPMKKITPQNQPIVKGIENLVSQILSLTQSEDYMENQQKQTQVKALEREIDQLVYKLYALTEEEIKIIEGNKI; from the coding sequence ATGAATAGAGAACAGGCAAAAAAAATTATAGTTGAAACATTTGAAAATCCTTTTAACAAATCTAACTTTGTTAATTTCGTTACCAATCTACTGAAAAGTTATAACAGAACAAAAGCCCTTGAACCAAGGTCTGGCATACAGGGGGTCACTGAAAGATACCTTAATTTTATAAGTTCCTGGGAAAGAGTTGGTAGGTATGAGGACAAAATTGGTAATAAGATTGATATATTGGTTGTGAATTTAAAAAGAGGAACATCCCTTTACAGAGCAAGAACTGCTCAGAGAAATTTTGTTGCTGAATACTTAAGGGGAAGACTCGGGACAACCACTGAAAAAGACGCAGCCCTTGTTGCCTTTGTCTCACCAGATGAAGAGGATTGGCGTTTTTCTCTCGTTAAGATGGATTATCGCTTTGAGGAAACACCAGTTGGCAAAGTAAAAGTCAAAGAAGAATTCACACCTGCAAAGAGATGGTCATTTTTGGTTGGCAAAAATGAAAAAAGCCATACTGCCCAAAGTAGATTTTTACCAATACTTGAAAATGATGAGCTAAAGCCAACCCTTGAAGATTTAGAAAAAGCCTTTGATATAGAGGTTGTAACAAAAGAATTTTTTGAAAAGTATAGAGACCTGTTCATAAGAACAAAATTAGAACTCGATAAAATCGTAAAAAATAGCCAAATTGTTCAGCGGGAGTTCCAAAATAAAAACATCAATACCGTTGACTTTGCAAAAAAACTTCTCGGTCAAATTGTATTTTTATATTTTCTTCAGAAAAAAGGATGGTTTGGAGTTGAAAGAGGAAAACTTTGGGGAACAGGCCCAAAGGATTTCATAAGAAGATTATTTAATAGGGAATTCGGAGATTACAAAAACTTTTATAACGATATACTTGAACCACTCTTTTATGAGGCATTAAGAACTGATAGAACTGCATATGACCATTATTACAACAGATTTAATTGTAAGATTCCATTTTTAAATGGTGGGCTTTTTGACCCAATAAATGATTTTGACTGGGAAAATGTTGATTTGCTTTTACCAAATGAACTTTTTTCAAATAGCAACAGAACAAAAGAAGGCGATATTGGCGATGGAATTTTAGATGTTTTTGATAGATACAACTTCACAGTTAATGAAGAAGAGCCACTTGAAAAAGAGGTTGCCCTTGACCCAGAGCTTCTTGGAAAAATCTATGAGAAATTAAATGCCATCAGACCTGATAATTTTGATGAGTATGTAAAGGTTTTGAAGTCGGGTAAAAAGGGAGAAGAGACAAAGTTTAATAAAGAATACGGTGTTTATTATACACCAAGAGAAATTGTCCATTATATGTGTCAGGAGAGTTTAATAAGTTACTTGTGTAGCACAGACATTCTTGTCTGTACAAAGAAAGACATAGAAGAGTTTGTTAAATATGCTGATTTAATTTTAGAGCACGAAAGAACCGCCATTGAAAAGAAAGAAAAAATTGAGATGGGATATCAGAAAGAAACAAAGTACGAACATAAAATGCCAGAAAGTATCATTCAAAACGCAGAACTCATTGATAAACTTCTTGCTGATATTAAAGTTTGCGACCCTGCTGTTGGGTCAGGAGCATTTCCAATAGGAATGATGCATGAGATTGTGAAATTGAGACAATTATTATCAATCTATCTAAACAGGGAAATTAACACCTATCAACTAAAACGCCACTCAATTGAAAACTCCCTTTATGGCGTTGATATAGACCCCGGAGCAGTTGAAATCTGTAAATTAAGGTTCTGGCTTTCAATGATTGTAGATGAGGAGGACTTTTATCAGATAAAACCTCTTCCAAACCTTGATTATAAGGTTGTTTGTGGGGATTCACTTTTGGGGGTTGAAAAAGATTTATTCAATGCAGATGCATTTGGAAGATTAGAAAAACTTAAGCCATTATATTTCAACGAAACAAACCCATCGAAAAAACAAGAATATAAAAGACAGATTGATGAATTGATTAGAGAAATAACAAAAGGACACACAGAATTTGATTTTGAAGTTTATTTTTCTGAGGTATTTCATCAAAAAGGTGGCTTTGATATTGTAATTGCTAATCCGCCGTATAGTGGAGTTTTAAGGAGTAAAGATAAACTTGTAAATCAATACCGATATTTTGATTCCAGAAAAAACTCAGCATCATTTTTTATTGAAAGAGCCACTCATATTACTAATATTAAAGGAATAGTAGCCTACATAGTTCCGAAAAGCCTTACTTATGTAGAGGGTTGGGAAAATACAAGAAAATTTGTTTTAAATAAGAATCTTCTTATAGATATTGCAGATGTCAGCAAGGCATTTGAGGATGTATTATTAGAACAGGTGATTATTATTTTTAAAAGTGATACTCAACAAAAGAATTATGAGTTCTTTACATTTGAAGGATGGAGTAAAAATATTCTGCGTCTCGGAAAGATATCAATTGCTGATTGCCATAACCTTAATATTATCCCTGTTTATTTGGATGACCAAAAGAAAAATATTCTTTATAAAATGAGAGAGAACTCTCTTCCTTTATCATCAATTTCAAAAACCTTTAGAGGATTGCCATTTCAAAAAAGAGTAGTAGGAAAAGGTGGAATTGAGATATTAAAGGGTAAAAACATCGGTAAATACAGAATATATGGTAAAATTGACTATGTGAAATTGGATAAAACCGAGTTAATAAATAAAAAAATTCAGGAACTGATGAGACCAAAAATAATCTCTCAAAATATAGTAGCTCATGTTATGAATCCATTTGACAGAATAATTATAATGGCGACTTATGACAAAGAAGGCTTCCTAACGCTTGATACAGTAATGAATACATTTTTAACTGACGATAGATTTTCATATGAGTATATTCTGGGAATTTTGAATTCGCGCTTAGCTGAATGGTTTTACTACTGGTTTGTCTATAACAGAGCAATAAGGACAATGCATTTTGATGAATATTATATTGGAAAACTGCCAATGAAGAAAATCACTCCCCAAAACCAGCCCATAGTCAAAGGGATAGAAAACCTCGTCTCCCAAATCCTCTCCCTCACCCAATCCGAGGATTATATGGAGAACCAGCAAAAACAAACTCAGGTCAAAGCCCTTGAAAGAGAGATTGACCAATTGGTTTATAAACTTTATGCTTTAACGGAAGAAGAAATAAAAATAATTGAAGGTAATAAAATATGA
- the hisC gene encoding histidinol-phosphate transaminase translates to MIKPLPYVQKIQPYIPGKPIKEVERELGIKQCIKLASNENPLGPSPKVVESIMDFLSNPAELARYPEGSGFYLKNALCELFATRGVNLTHDEIILGNGSNELIDIAVKTYIGPGDEAVMATPSFVVYAMSVTAQGGVAKEVTLKEWRHDLEGMLKEITDRTKIVFIANPNNPTGTMNYRDEFDSFMKALREDILVVVDEAYYEYVTEPDYPDTLKYFKDGRDILILRTFSKAYGLASLRIGYGVAKKEIITEMNRIREPFNTNTIAQIAAEAALKDEEHLKKVLEINEKGKQYLYSELDKIRQIQYLPTQTNFIYIILPESISSKEVFDSLLRQGVIIRPVGPRQIRVTIGLPEENKAFIESLKKFFGG, encoded by the coding sequence ATGATTAAACCATTACCATATGTGCAAAAAATTCAGCCCTACATTCCGGGTAAACCAATTAAAGAGGTTGAAAGAGAGCTTGGTATAAAGCAATGCATTAAGCTTGCTTCCAATGAAAATCCTCTTGGACCTTCACCAAAGGTTGTAGAGAGCATCATGGATTTTTTATCAAATCCTGCAGAACTTGCGAGGTATCCTGAAGGAAGTGGATTTTATCTTAAAAATGCTTTATGTGAATTATTTGCAACAAGAGGAGTAAATCTTACACATGATGAAATCATTCTGGGCAATGGCTCAAATGAGCTTATTGATATTGCAGTAAAAACTTACATTGGTCCAGGCGATGAAGCAGTTATGGCTACTCCTTCTTTCGTTGTCTATGCAATGAGCGTGACAGCACAAGGTGGAGTGGCAAAGGAAGTAACACTTAAAGAGTGGAGACATGATCTTGAAGGAATGCTCAAGGAGATAACAGACAGAACAAAAATCGTATTCATAGCCAATCCCAATAATCCAACAGGCACAATGAACTACAGAGATGAGTTTGATAGCTTCATGAAAGCTCTCCGAGAAGACATACTCGTTGTGGTAGATGAAGCTTATTATGAGTATGTGACAGAACCAGATTATCCTGACACCTTAAAATATTTCAAAGATGGCAGGGATATACTGATTTTAAGAACCTTTTCAAAAGCCTATGGATTAGCAAGCCTGAGAATAGGTTATGGAGTTGCGAAAAAAGAGATCATTACAGAGATGAACAGAATAAGAGAACCCTTTAACACAAACACCATTGCTCAGATTGCTGCAGAGGCTGCTTTAAAAGATGAGGAGCATCTGAAAAAAGTGCTTGAAATCAACGAAAAGGGCAAACAATATCTTTATTCTGAGCTTGATAAAATCAGACAAATTCAATATCTTCCCACACAGACAAACTTTATTTACATAATACTGCCAGAGAGTATTTCATCCAAGGAAGTTTTTGACTCACTTCTCAGGCAGGGAGTTATTATAAGACCTGTAGGACCAAGACAGATAAGAGTCACAATTGGTTTACCTGAAGAAAATAAAGCTTTTATAGAAAGTTTAAAAAAATTTTTTGGAGGTTAA
- a CDS encoding nucleotidyltransferase family protein, with the protein MKKIEEIKEKLRELKPLLQEKYKVSEIGIFGSYIKEEQRKRSDLDILVDFYEVPDLWTYIELKDFLSKKLKVKVDLVMKSALKPYIGKIILQEVVYI; encoded by the coding sequence ATGAAAAAAATTGAAGAGATAAAAGAAAAATTAAGAGAATTAAAGCCTTTGCTTCAAGAAAAATACAAGGTTAGCGAGATAGGAATTTTTGGCTCTTATATAAAAGAGGAGCAGAGAAAGAGAAGCGACCTTGATATTCTTGTTGATTTTTACGAAGTTCCTGACCTCTGGACTTACATTGAGCTTAAAGATTTTTTATCAAAGAAGTTGAAAGTTAAAGTTGATCTTGTTATGAAATCTGCACTGAAACCATATATAGGGAAGATTATCTTGCAAGAGGTGGTTTATATATGA
- a CDS encoding prephenate dehydrogenase, whose protein sequence is MEDGFKTVSIIGVGLIGGSLALALKEKSLADKIIGYGRNEERLKKALKLGIIDTYTDSLKEACEAELIVLATPLGVFEKITSEMVSYLKRGTVITDVGSVKEEVVNKLERLMPQGVYFVGTHPIAGSDRTGFEHAKAHLFEGSKVVITPTEKTDKSALERIAKLWTKTGAQVEFMTPSEHDRIYALVSHLPHLVSFCLVNTVAEMDKNLIKYAGSGFKDTTRIAKSSPELWADIFAMNDKNVLHCLEIFTKKLEEVKQMLYRKELERVKKFIEEAKNLRQELD, encoded by the coding sequence ATGGAGGATGGATTTAAAACTGTATCAATTATTGGAGTTGGGTTAATTGGAGGCTCATTAGCCTTAGCATTAAAAGAAAAAAGCTTAGCTGATAAAATTATTGGATATGGAAGAAACGAGGAAAGGCTTAAAAAAGCTCTTAAGCTTGGCATAATAGATACCTATACAGATTCTCTTAAAGAGGCTTGCGAAGCAGAACTCATTGTTCTTGCAACCCCTCTGGGAGTATTTGAAAAAATTACTTCAGAAATGGTTTCTTATCTTAAAAGAGGAACAGTGATTACTGATGTGGGAAGTGTTAAGGAAGAAGTGGTTAATAAACTTGAAAGATTAATGCCACAAGGCGTTTACTTTGTTGGAACACATCCTATTGCTGGTTCAGACAGAACAGGATTTGAGCATGCAAAAGCTCATCTTTTTGAGGGTTCAAAGGTCGTCATTACTCCCACAGAGAAAACTGACAAATCTGCCTTAGAAAGAATTGCGAAACTATGGACTAAAACAGGAGCCCAGGTTGAGTTCATGACTCCTTCAGAACATGACAGAATTTATGCTCTTGTAAGTCATCTTCCCCACCTGGTATCCTTCTGCCTTGTAAACACTGTGGCGGAGATGGATAAAAATCTTATAAAATACGCTGGCTCTGGATTTAAAGACACAACGAGAATTGCTAAAAGCTCTCCAGAACTCTGGGCTGATATTTTCGCAATGAATGATAAAAATGTCTTACACTGCCTTGAAATTTTTACAAAAAAGCTTGAAGAGGTCAAACAGATGCTTTATAGAAAAGAGCTTGAAAGAGTCAAAAAATTTATAGAGGAAGCAAAAAACTTAAGGCAGGAGCTTGATTGA
- a CDS encoding helicase-related protein, producing the protein MNLDLTFILNEDGKTLKDRFKQLIKDCKFFDCLVAYFYVSGFHLIYEALENTEKLRILVGIGMSKESYDLIKKTEQERLSHYEAKQTIEKLIEDEMAESEDSDNVESGVQKFIEWINSGKLEIRAYPSQNLHAKLYIMTFKEGDRDVGRVITGSSNFTQSGLNDNLEFNVELKSRADYEFAKEKFEELWKDAVDVSEKYVETIKEKTWLNQNITPYELYLKFLYEYFKDELSRVDEIFAKYLPEDFKKLKYQEQAVLNAKKILEEYGGVFISDVVGLGKTYVATMLAGQLDGRTLVIAPPALLNENNPGSWTNVIRDFHIPAKCCSIGKLDEAKAFVERYENTEHPVKNIIIDEAHRFRTETTISYEDIAEICRGKRVILVSATPYNNSPRDIIAQIKLFQNTKKSNIPGIPNLELFFVGLEGRLIGIDRQEDYEEYLELIKNNAKEIRDKVLKHLMVRRTRKEIEKYFAEDLKINNVKFPEVEDPKPFYYQLSDKEDKIFMETVKMITQDFKYARYMPLLYLNKPITPLERQSQRNMGGFMKVLLVKRLESSFYAFRKSIDRFIRSYKMFIQEYEKGNVYISKKYINKIFELLEQGDDEEIQRLIEEGKAERYKSEDFNPDFEEDLKNDLEILKKIKSMWEEIKRDPKLETLLKNLKSHHVLKGSDKIIIFTESKETAEYLTQNINKEFGEIALLFHGGSSGSIRDKVIENFDARARNKKDDYRILISTEVLSEGVNLHRSNIVINYDIPWNPTRLMQRIGRVNRVDTKFDKIYTFNFFPTSRADSEIELTNIARSKIEAFLTLLGGDSAILTEGEPVSSHELFDKLLSKKTITGDDEEEESELKYLKIIEDIRNNNPELFERIKRLPKKARSAKIFSEDLKDYVSPDALLTFFRKGKLMKFFLSNKGKTVELDFLSAAKILESSTDAKRAKLPLKEYYELLDKNKTAFFNSTIEGIIETRRRGGRSSYDELLKILKVTQKNSSQLTEEQEEYLRKVITRLEEGSLPKKTVQKTLKALNTLGNELQNPIKVIGTLQREIPPAFLKSHYAETSAITEGKREVILSLYLEGDEDEKN; encoded by the coding sequence ATGAATCTTGACCTGACATTTATACTAAATGAAGATGGTAAGACACTTAAAGATCGCTTTAAACAGCTAATAAAAGACTGCAAATTCTTTGATTGCCTTGTAGCTTACTTTTATGTAAGCGGATTTCATTTAATTTATGAAGCACTGGAAAATACTGAAAAGCTGAGAATTCTTGTGGGAATTGGCATGTCAAAAGAATCCTACGATCTGATAAAGAAGACAGAACAAGAGAGGCTATCCCATTACGAGGCAAAGCAGACAATAGAAAAACTGATTGAAGATGAGATGGCTGAATCAGAAGACAGTGATAATGTTGAATCAGGCGTGCAGAAGTTTATTGAATGGATAAACTCCGGGAAACTTGAGATACGAGCTTATCCCTCTCAAAACCTTCATGCAAAGCTATACATTATGACTTTTAAGGAAGGAGACAGGGATGTAGGAAGGGTCATCACAGGTTCAAGTAATTTTACTCAATCTGGGCTTAACGATAATCTTGAATTTAATGTTGAGCTTAAGAGCCGTGCAGATTATGAATTTGCAAAGGAAAAATTTGAGGAGTTATGGAAAGATGCTGTTGATGTTAGTGAAAAATATGTTGAAACGATAAAAGAGAAGACCTGGCTCAATCAGAACATTACACCCTATGAGCTCTATCTTAAATTTTTGTATGAATATTTTAAGGATGAACTCAGCAGAGTTGATGAGATTTTTGCTAAATATCTACCGGAGGACTTCAAAAAATTAAAATATCAGGAGCAGGCTGTCTTAAATGCAAAGAAGATCCTTGAAGAATATGGAGGGGTTTTCATATCTGATGTGGTGGGTCTTGGGAAAACCTATGTTGCCACTATGCTTGCAGGACAACTTGATGGAAGGACTCTTGTTATTGCACCGCCAGCACTTCTTAATGAAAACAACCCAGGCTCATGGACAAATGTAATCCGCGACTTTCACATTCCCGCCAAATGTTGCTCTATTGGGAAGCTTGATGAAGCGAAGGCATTTGTGGAAAGATATGAAAACACAGAACATCCCGTAAAAAACATAATCATAGATGAAGCGCACCGCTTCAGGACAGAAACAACGATAAGTTATGAAGATATTGCTGAAATCTGTAGAGGAAAAAGAGTGATTTTGGTATCTGCAACGCCATATAATAATTCACCAAGAGACATTATTGCCCAGATTAAACTTTTTCAGAATACAAAAAAGAGTAATATTCCAGGGATTCCAAACCTTGAACTATTCTTTGTAGGACTTGAAGGGAGATTAATAGGAATTGACCGTCAAGAAGACTACGAGGAGTACCTTGAATTAATAAAAAATAATGCAAAAGAAATCCGTGATAAAGTTTTAAAACATCTGATGGTTAGAAGGACAAGAAAAGAGATTGAAAAATATTTTGCAGAGGATTTAAAGATAAACAATGTCAAATTCCCAGAAGTTGAAGATCCCAAGCCATTTTATTATCAATTAAGCGATAAAGAAGATAAAATCTTCATGGAAACTGTGAAAATGATAACTCAAGATTTTAAATATGCTCGTTATATGCCGTTACTCTATTTAAATAAGCCCATCACTCCACTTGAACGGCAATCCCAGCGAAATATGGGTGGATTTATGAAAGTTTTGCTTGTAAAACGCCTTGAAAGCAGTTTTTACGCCTTTAGGAAAAGTATTGATAGATTTATCAGGTCTTACAAAATGTTTATTCAAGAGTATGAAAAGGGAAATGTATATATTAGCAAGAAATATATAAATAAAATCTTTGAACTACTGGAACAGGGTGATGATGAAGAAATTCAGAGGTTGATAGAAGAAGGTAAAGCAGAGAGATATAAAAGCGAGGATTTCAACCCTGATTTTGAAGAAGACTTAAAGAATGATCTTGAAATTTTGAAAAAAATAAAATCCATGTGGGAAGAAATTAAGCGTGACCCGAAGCTTGAAACACTTCTTAAAAATTTGAAATCTCACCATGTTTTGAAAGGAAGCGACAAAATAATCATTTTCACTGAATCAAAAGAGACCGCAGAGTATTTGACCCAAAACATAAATAAAGAGTTTGGCGAAATTGCACTACTTTTTCATGGGGGGTCTTCTGGAAGCATCAGAGATAAAGTCATAGAGAATTTTGATGCAAGGGCAAGAAACAAAAAAGACGATTACAGAATACTTATCTCAACCGAGGTCCTTTCAGAGGGTGTTAACCTTCATCGTTCAAATATCGTTATAAACTATGACATCCCCTGGAATCCAACTCGGCTAATGCAAAGAATTGGGCGAGTAAATCGTGTAGATACAAAATTTGATAAAATATATACCTTTAACTTCTTTCCAACAAGCAGGGCGGATTCTGAAATTGAACTAACAAACATTGCCCGCTCAAAGATAGAGGCTTTTTTGACCTTACTTGGAGGCGATTCAGCAATTCTTACAGAAGGAGAGCCTGTTTCATCTCATGAATTATTTGATAAACTCCTTTCAAAGAAGACCATTACAGGAGATGATGAGGAAGAAGAAAGTGAGCTTAAGTATTTAAAAATCATTGAAGATATTCGTAATAATAATCCAGAGCTTTTTGAAAGAATAAAAAGACTTCCCAAAAAGGCTCGCTCAGCAAAGATATTTTCTGAAGATTTGAAAGATTATGTTTCTCCTGATGCATTGCTCACATTTTTTAGAAAAGGGAAACTTATGAAATTCTTTTTATCAAATAAGGGAAAAACTGTTGAACTTGACTTTTTAAGTGCTGCAAAGATTCTTGAAAGCTCAACTGATGCAAAAAGGGCAAAACTGCCTTTAAAGGAATATTACGAGCTGCTTGATAAAAATAAAACTGCCTTTTTTAATTCAACCATTGAGGGAATAATCGAAACACGAAGGCGAGGTGGAAGAAGTAGTTATGATGAACTCCTGAAAATCTTGAAGGTGACCCAAAAGAATAGCAGTCAATTAACAGAAGAGCAGGAAGAATATCTTAGAAAAGTAATAACCCGACTTGAAGAAGGCTCACTGCCTAAAAAGACAGTCCAGAAGACTCTTAAAGCACTGAATACCCTTGGCAACGAGCTTCAAAATCCAATAAAAGTTATCGGAACACTCCAGCGAGAGATTCCACCTGCTTTTCTTAAAAGCCACTATGCGGAAACCTCTGCTATAACAGAAGGGAAAAGGGAGGTCATTCTATCACTTTATCTTGAGGGCGATGAAGATGAAAAAAATTGA
- the aroF gene encoding 3-deoxy-7-phosphoheptulonate synthase, translating into MDIIVLRPDVTDEQIEKIVKKLEAKGLKPHISRGAERTIIGVIGDTSKVTEDEENAIRAIPGVEDVVRILKPYKLASRDFKKTDTVIQVDNTVIGGKRVHIAAGPCAVENRVTLLDIAEKVKASGATFLRGGAFKPRTSPYSFQGLGVEGLKYLKEAKERTGLPIISEIMDPRDIDVMLDYVDILQIGTRNMQNFKLLMEVGSVDKPVLLKRGMSATIKELLMAAEYILSRGNEKVILCERGIRTFETATRNTLDLSAVPLLKSVSHLPVAVDPSHGVGKRELVGPMAVAAVAAGADMLLIEVHTNPEEALSDGEQSLTPEQFKEVMKKVKAVAEAIGREV; encoded by the coding sequence ATGGATATTATTGTATTAAGACCTGATGTAACTGATGAGCAGATTGAAAAGATTGTAAAAAAACTTGAAGCAAAGGGACTTAAGCCCCACATCTCAAGAGGAGCAGAAAGAACAATCATCGGAGTTATTGGAGACACATCAAAGGTAACAGAAGATGAGGAAAATGCTATAAGAGCAATTCCAGGAGTTGAGGATGTTGTAAGAATTCTCAAGCCCTACAAACTGGCAAGCAGAGACTTCAAAAAGACTGATACAGTAATTCAGGTTGATAATACCGTGATAGGAGGCAAAAGAGTTCACATTGCAGCAGGTCCGTGTGCTGTGGAAAACAGGGTTACACTTCTTGATATTGCTGAAAAAGTTAAGGCTTCTGGAGCAACGTTCTTAAGAGGTGGTGCCTTTAAGCCTCGCACATCACCTTACTCCTTTCAGGGGCTTGGTGTTGAAGGACTTAAATATCTCAAAGAGGCAAAGGAAAGAACAGGACTTCCAATTATTAGCGAAATCATGGATCCAAGAGACATTGATGTAATGCTTGATTATGTTGATATTCTTCAAATTGGCACAAGAAACATGCAAAATTTTAAGCTTCTTATGGAAGTTGGTTCAGTGGACAAGCCTGTTTTACTTAAAAGAGGAATGTCTGCCACAATAAAAGAGCTTCTTATGGCAGCAGAGTATATTCTTTCAAGAGGAAATGAAAAGGTCATACTCTGTGAAAGAGGAATCAGAACCTTTGAAACAGCAACGAGAAATACCCTTGACCTGAGCGCTGTTCCACTTCTTAAGTCAGTCAGCCACTTACCTGTTGCAGTGGACCCAAGTCATGGAGTAGGAAAGCGTGAGCTTGTTGGTCCAATGGCAGTTGCAGCTGTTGCTGCAGGTGCTGACATGCTCTTAATTGAGGTTCATACAAATCCTGAAGAAGCTCTATCTGATGGAGAACAATCCTTAACTCCAGAGCAGTTTAAAGAAGTGATGAAAAAAGTCAAAGCTGTGGCAGAGGCTATTGGCAGGGAAGTGTAA